From Streptomyces asiaticus, one genomic window encodes:
- a CDS encoding NADP-dependent oxidoreductase: MTSTDTPENLASPDPAAAPDSARPAAPDAAPVMLALHQTALGGPEVLRLTELPRPAPGLGEILVAVHAAGLNPTDFKHRAMSRFLPPPPLTLGWDVSGTVVETGFGVTLFQPGDEVFGMLPYPYGVGSHAEYVTGPTRAFAAKPAGIDHVQAAALPLAALTAWQALVDTADLRAGQRVLIHAAAGGVGHLAVQIAKERGAHVTGTASAPKHDFLRELGADACVDYRSEDFTDTDERYDVVLDALGGETATRSVGVLRPGGTLVSVLPGAEDTRAAAEKAQVRAVTLLVEHDQAGMRAIAELVERGRLRAHVSGTFPLAEGARAHVQGETGRTTGKLVITVR, encoded by the coding sequence ATGACTTCGACGGACACCCCTGAGAACCTCGCCTCCCCGGACCCGGCCGCCGCCCCGGACTCCGCGCGCCCCGCCGCCCCGGACGCCGCCCCCGTGATGCTCGCCCTGCACCAGACGGCCCTCGGCGGCCCCGAGGTCCTGCGGCTGACCGAGCTTCCGCGGCCCGCGCCCGGCCTCGGGGAGATCCTCGTCGCCGTGCACGCGGCCGGGCTCAACCCCACGGACTTCAAGCACCGCGCCATGAGTAGATTCCTGCCGCCCCCGCCGCTGACCCTCGGCTGGGACGTCTCCGGCACCGTGGTGGAGACCGGCTTCGGCGTCACCCTCTTCCAGCCCGGTGACGAGGTGTTCGGCATGCTGCCCTACCCGTACGGGGTCGGCTCCCACGCCGAGTACGTGACCGGCCCCACCCGCGCCTTCGCCGCCAAGCCCGCCGGGATCGACCACGTCCAGGCGGCCGCTCTGCCACTGGCCGCGCTCACCGCCTGGCAGGCCCTCGTCGATACCGCGGACCTCCGGGCCGGGCAGCGGGTGCTGATCCACGCCGCGGCCGGCGGTGTCGGCCATCTCGCCGTACAGATCGCCAAGGAGCGCGGCGCGCACGTCACCGGGACGGCGAGCGCTCCCAAGCACGACTTCCTGCGCGAGCTCGGCGCGGATGCCTGCGTCGACTACCGCTCCGAGGACTTCACCGACACCGACGAGCGCTACGACGTCGTCCTCGACGCCCTCGGCGGGGAGACCGCCACCCGTTCCGTGGGCGTGCTCCGCCCCGGCGGCACCCTCGTCTCCGTGCTGCCGGGCGCCGAGGACACCCGGGCCGCGGCGGAGAAGGCACAGGTCCGCGCCGTCACCCTGCTCGTCGAGCACGACCAGGCCGGGATGCGCGCCATCGCCGAACTCGTCGAGCGGGGCAGGCTCCGCGCCCACGTCTCCGGCACCTTCCCCCTCGCCGAAGGCGCCCGGGCCCATGTCCAGGGGGAGACGGGCCGCACCACGGGCAAGCTGGTCATCACCGTGCGCTGA
- a CDS encoding oxidoreductase — MKGWTASDIPDQTGRTAVVTGANSGLGFVTARELARRGARVVLGCRSEQRGAEAAERIRAQAPGARVEVEPLDLADLTSVRAFAAEHKGDRLDLLINNAGVMALPHRRTADGFEMQFGVNHLGHFALTGLLLPKLLEAGPGARVVTVSSFMHMLGTVDPRDLNMERGYRRWVAYARSKSANLLFTHELAHRLRATGVRLVAAAAHPGYAATNLMSAAPKMEGHRAKERFMEIGNRYFAQSPEQGTLPVLYAATGPDVRQDDFFGPPLQGLWRGAPVRSARAKWTLSDTAGRGLWAASERLTGVRYEALAS, encoded by the coding sequence ATGAAGGGCTGGACCGCGAGCGACATCCCCGATCAGACCGGCCGCACCGCCGTCGTGACCGGCGCCAACAGCGGGCTCGGCTTCGTCACCGCCCGGGAGTTGGCGCGCCGCGGTGCGCGGGTGGTGCTCGGGTGCCGCAGCGAGCAGCGTGGAGCCGAGGCCGCGGAGCGGATCCGGGCGCAGGCGCCGGGTGCGCGGGTGGAGGTCGAGCCGCTCGACCTCGCCGATCTGACGTCCGTACGGGCCTTCGCGGCCGAGCACAAGGGCGACCGGCTCGATCTGCTGATCAACAACGCGGGCGTGATGGCCCTCCCGCACCGCAGGACCGCCGATGGCTTCGAGATGCAGTTCGGCGTCAACCACCTGGGCCACTTCGCGCTGACCGGGCTGCTGCTGCCGAAGCTGCTGGAGGCGGGCCCGGGGGCGCGGGTGGTCACCGTCTCCAGCTTTATGCACATGCTGGGGACGGTGGATCCGCGCGACCTGAACATGGAGCGGGGGTACCGGCGTTGGGTCGCCTACGCCCGCTCCAAGTCCGCCAATCTCCTCTTCACCCACGAGCTCGCCCACCGGCTGCGCGCCACGGGCGTCCGCTTGGTGGCGGCCGCCGCGCACCCCGGCTACGCCGCGACCAACCTCATGTCCGCCGCGCCGAAGATGGAGGGCCACCGGGCGAAGGAGCGGTTCATGGAGATCGGCAACCGCTACTTCGCCCAGAGCCCGGAGCAGGGCACGCTTCCCGTCCTGTACGCGGCGACCGGGCCGGACGTACGCCAGGACGACTTCTTCGGCCCGCCGCTCCAGGGGCTGTGGCGCGGCGCCCCCGTCCGCTCGGCCCGCGCCAAGTGGACGCTCAGCGACACGGCGGGGCGGGGGCTGTGGGCCGCGTCCGAGCGGCTGACGGGGGTGCGGTACGAGGCGCTCGCGAGCTGA
- a CDS encoding LysR family transcriptional regulator — protein MSRQIQRLEAQLGVRLFDRSPQGSSLTDAGQAFLPRARILLQEAEQAARTARAAVQPRTITVGCAEGLVITACVQELRRRHPDGQVRTRHLDWRDTRALAEGRVDALVAYRPLPLPTDGFRVTKLHEESRVLVTSASHHLANEKTVSLRALSDEELVACASTPVVWSTPKPVGDRPAPPPPAMDDSYEDKLELIATGHCVAIFPAGDRRAAVREDIALVPVIDIDPCEVVLVTRADDPNPLLGSLEDVARTWLGGLAPSSPRP, from the coding sequence CTGAGCCGCCAGATCCAGCGGCTGGAGGCTCAGCTCGGTGTCCGGCTCTTCGACCGCTCGCCGCAGGGCAGCAGCCTCACCGACGCCGGTCAGGCCTTCCTTCCCAGGGCCCGGATACTGCTCCAGGAGGCCGAGCAAGCCGCCCGCACGGCCAGAGCCGCCGTCCAGCCCCGTACCATCACCGTCGGCTGTGCCGAAGGACTGGTCATCACCGCCTGTGTGCAGGAACTGCGCCGCCGGCACCCCGACGGCCAGGTCCGCACCCGGCACCTCGACTGGCGGGACACGCGCGCCCTCGCCGAAGGGCGGGTCGACGCCCTCGTCGCGTACAGGCCCCTGCCCTTGCCCACGGACGGCTTCCGGGTGACCAAGCTCCATGAGGAGTCGCGGGTACTCGTCACATCGGCGAGTCATCATCTGGCGAACGAGAAGACCGTCAGCCTGCGGGCTCTGTCGGACGAGGAACTGGTGGCCTGCGCCAGCACTCCGGTTGTCTGGAGCACGCCCAAGCCCGTCGGCGACCGCCCGGCACCACCCCCGCCCGCGATGGACGACAGCTACGAGGACAAGCTGGAACTCATCGCCACCGGCCACTGTGTCGCGATCTTCCCGGCCGGCGATCGACGCGCCGCCGTGCGCGAGGACATCGCCCTGGTGCCCGTCATCGACATCGATCCCTGCGAGGTCGTGCTCGTCACGCGCGCTGACGACCCCAACCCGCTGCTCGGGTCACTGGAAGACGTCGCCCGTACATGGCTCGGCGGACTCGCACCTTCATCACCCCGCCCTTAG
- a CDS encoding alpha/beta fold hydrolase gives MTNDETTHTGTVRAPGATLHYQLRGHGPTLVIGQSGEGDADRTVDLVAHLADTHTVITYDRRGLSRSRLDDPSRGATLAEHADDAALLLATVASEPAAMLGCSLGAVIGLHLAVRHPDRIHTLIAHEPVAPRLLPAAERAHHEHELADLRRLYARSGLAATLPEIARVLGIDTSGRDAEPGPTPQPLNDLRRANFDYFIRHDFTAVLEDTLDTAALAATPTRIVPAVGRTTPKGVFDRRCAYALADALGTDVVELPGGHNGNTSHPSAYAASLRDLLATHVHAAQP, from the coding sequence ATGACGAACGACGAAACCACGCACACCGGCACCGTCCGCGCGCCCGGAGCCACACTCCACTACCAACTGCGCGGGCACGGACCCACCTTGGTCATCGGGCAGAGCGGCGAGGGGGACGCCGACCGCACTGTCGACCTCGTCGCGCACCTCGCGGACACGCACACGGTGATCACCTACGACCGGCGGGGCCTGTCCCGGAGCCGACTCGACGACCCGTCACGCGGGGCGACGCTCGCCGAGCACGCGGACGACGCGGCACTCCTGCTCGCGACGGTGGCATCCGAACCGGCCGCCATGCTCGGATGCAGCCTCGGCGCCGTCATCGGCCTGCACCTCGCGGTGCGGCACCCGGACCGGATCCACACGCTGATCGCCCACGAGCCCGTCGCACCCCGGCTGCTGCCCGCCGCCGAACGGGCTCACCATGAACACGAACTCGCCGACCTGCGGCGGCTCTACGCACGTTCCGGCCTCGCCGCGACCCTCCCGGAGATCGCCCGCGTCCTCGGCATCGACACCAGCGGACGCGACGCCGAACCCGGTCCGACCCCGCAGCCGCTCAACGACCTGCGCCGCGCCAACTTCGACTACTTCATCCGTCACGACTTCACCGCGGTGCTCGAAGACACCCTCGACACGGCCGCCCTCGCGGCCACGCCCACCCGCATCGTCCCCGCCGTCGGCCGCACCACCCCCAAGGGCGTCTTCGACCGCCGCTGCGCCTACGCCCTCGCGGACGCGCTCGGCACCGACGTCGTGGAACTGCCCGGCGGCCACAACGGCAACACCAGCCACCCGTCCGCCTACGCGGCGAGCCTGCGTGACCTGCTCGCGACTCACGTCCACGCGGCTCAGCCATGA
- a CDS encoding MarR family winged helix-turn-helix transcriptional regulator: protein MNGVELFLLGRTLMKIGEDAMPEPPGGADRHKGSARLVLIAASDVAAHPGTTVGDIAARTGLPQSQISTAVARLKEAGAITVAPDPADRRRVLISPAAEPSARVEQVRATTVDAALAAALGTDDPHRLREVADALAVLARHLVP from the coding sequence GTGAACGGAGTTGAACTCTTCCTTCTGGGCCGCACGCTGATGAAGATCGGTGAGGACGCCATGCCCGAGCCTCCCGGCGGCGCCGACCGCCATAAGGGCAGCGCGCGCCTGGTGTTGATCGCTGCCAGCGACGTGGCCGCACACCCCGGCACCACCGTGGGGGACATCGCGGCCCGCACTGGACTGCCGCAGAGTCAGATCTCCACCGCCGTCGCCCGCCTGAAGGAGGCGGGGGCGATCACCGTAGCCCCCGACCCCGCCGATCGCCGCCGCGTTCTCATCAGTCCCGCCGCGGAGCCCTCCGCCCGCGTCGAGCAGGTCCGCGCCACGACCGTCGACGCCGCCTTGGCCGCTGCCCTCGGCACCGACGACCCGCACCGTCTGCGCGAGGTGGCCGACGCCCTCGCGGTCCTCGCCCGCCACCTCGTCCCGTAG
- a CDS encoding glycoside hydrolase family 3 N-terminal domain-containing protein, giving the protein MPQPWQDTSLSAEDRAAALLSSMTLEEKLAQLVGVWPGSEAEEGEDVAPLQHEVSEAVDLDGLLPHGIGQLTRPFGTSPVEPAEGAAALARLQARIAAGNRFGIPALAHEECLTGFFAWRATVFPTPLAWGASFDPALVGRAAGLIGGSLRSAGIHQGLAPVLDVVRDPRWGRTEESIGEDPYLVATIGTAYVHGLESAGIVATLKHFAGYAASRGGRNHAPVSIGPRELADVILPPFELAVRDGGARSVMHAYNDLDGVPSAANPWLLTELLRDTWGFTGTVVSDYFGVSFLELAHRVADTRGGAAGLALAAGVDVELPAVRCFGTPLREAVLAGEVDEALVDRAALRVLRQKCELGLLDTDWSPMPSALAGAVDSAGTVDLDPPEMRAVARELAEESVVLLADDGDVLPLAPDARIAVVGPLADDPAAMLGCYTFPRHVGVEHPGLPLGIEVPTLFAALRAELPGARITHAEGCAAPGPAVSAGDAGGAGGAASAGAAALTAESRLAQAARTAADADVCVAVLGDRSGLFGRGTSGEGCDAADLELPGEQGALLDTLVATGTPVVLVLFTGRPYALGRWSRLLAAAVQAFFPGEEGGPAVAGVLSGRVNPSGRLPVSVPYAPGGQPWTYAQPPLGLRGDASSIDPTPLFPFGHGLSYTSFAWERPAADAADVPTDGETTVRLTVRNTGDRAGTEVVQLYLHDPVARIARPVSRLIGYARVPLRPGESAEVHFAFHADLASYPLGADGTRVVEPGALELRLASSSAESDVRHTVPLTLTGPERTVDHRRRMVCEVRVK; this is encoded by the coding sequence ATGCCTCAGCCCTGGCAGGACACCTCCCTCTCCGCCGAGGACCGCGCGGCGGCCCTGCTCTCCTCGATGACGCTGGAGGAGAAGCTCGCCCAACTCGTCGGCGTATGGCCGGGATCCGAGGCCGAGGAGGGCGAGGACGTCGCCCCGCTCCAGCACGAGGTGTCCGAGGCCGTGGACCTCGACGGCCTCCTCCCGCACGGCATCGGCCAGCTGACCCGCCCCTTCGGCACCTCCCCCGTCGAACCGGCCGAGGGCGCCGCCGCGCTCGCCCGCCTCCAGGCCCGGATCGCCGCCGGGAACCGCTTCGGGATCCCGGCGCTGGCCCATGAGGAGTGTCTGACCGGCTTCTTCGCCTGGCGCGCCACCGTCTTCCCCACCCCGCTCGCCTGGGGCGCGTCCTTCGACCCGGCGCTGGTGGGGCGGGCGGCCGGGCTGATCGGCGGTTCGCTGCGGTCGGCCGGTATCCACCAGGGTCTTGCCCCGGTGCTGGACGTGGTGCGGGACCCGCGCTGGGGCCGTACGGAGGAGTCCATCGGCGAGGACCCGTATCTGGTCGCGACCATCGGCACCGCGTACGTCCACGGCCTGGAGTCCGCCGGGATCGTCGCCACCCTCAAGCACTTCGCGGGCTACGCCGCCTCCCGGGGCGGCCGCAACCACGCACCGGTCTCCATCGGCCCCCGGGAACTGGCCGATGTCATCCTGCCGCCCTTCGAACTGGCGGTACGGGACGGGGGCGCGCGGTCGGTCATGCACGCCTACAACGACCTCGACGGTGTGCCCTCGGCCGCCAACCCCTGGCTGCTGACCGAACTGCTCCGCGACACCTGGGGCTTCACCGGCACCGTCGTCTCCGACTACTTCGGGGTGTCCTTCCTGGAGCTGGCCCACCGGGTGGCCGACACCCGGGGCGGCGCGGCCGGGCTCGCCCTGGCGGCCGGTGTGGATGTGGAGCTGCCCGCGGTGCGCTGCTTCGGCACCCCGCTGCGGGAGGCGGTGCTGGCCGGGGAGGTGGACGAGGCGCTGGTGGACCGGGCGGCGCTGCGGGTGCTGCGGCAGAAGTGCGAGCTGGGGCTGCTGGATACGGACTGGTCGCCGATGCCCTCGGCGCTCGCGGGGGCTGTGGACTCCGCGGGGACCGTCGATCTCGACCCCCCGGAGATGCGGGCCGTCGCGCGGGAGCTCGCCGAGGAGTCGGTGGTGCTGCTCGCCGACGACGGCGATGTGCTGCCGCTCGCGCCGGACGCCCGGATCGCGGTGGTCGGCCCGCTCGCCGACGACCCCGCCGCCATGCTCGGCTGCTACACCTTCCCCCGCCATGTCGGGGTGGAACACCCCGGACTGCCCCTGGGCATCGAGGTGCCGACGCTCTTCGCCGCGCTGCGCGCCGAGCTGCCCGGTGCGCGGATCACCCATGCCGAGGGGTGCGCCGCGCCCGGCCCGGCCGTGTCCGCCGGGGACGCGGGGGGCGCTGGGGGCGCGGCCTCGGCCGGTGCGGCGGCGCTCACCGCCGAGAGCCGGCTGGCGCAGGCGGCCCGGACGGCGGCGGACGCGGATGTGTGCGTCGCGGTGCTGGGTGACCGCTCGGGTCTGTTCGGCCGGGGCACCTCGGGCGAGGGCTGTGACGCCGCCGACCTCGAACTCCCCGGTGAGCAGGGGGCGTTGCTGGACACGCTGGTGGCCACCGGCACCCCCGTCGTGCTGGTGCTGTTCACCGGACGGCCGTACGCCCTCGGCCGCTGGTCGCGCCTGCTGGCCGCCGCCGTGCAGGCGTTCTTCCCCGGTGAGGAGGGCGGCCCGGCGGTCGCCGGGGTGCTGAGCGGCCGCGTCAACCCCTCGGGCCGACTGCCGGTGAGCGTTCCGTACGCGCCCGGCGGCCAGCCCTGGACGTACGCACAACCGCCGCTCGGGCTGCGCGGCGACGCCAGCTCGATCGACCCGACCCCGCTCTTCCCCTTCGGCCATGGGCTGTCCTACACCTCGTTCGCCTGGGAGCGCCCGGCGGCCGACGCGGCCGATGTGCCGACCGACGGGGAGACCACGGTCCGGCTGACCGTGCGCAACACCGGCGACCGGGCCGGGACCGAGGTCGTACAGCTCTACCTGCACGATCCGGTGGCCCGTATCGCCCGGCCGGTGTCCCGGCTGATCGGTTACGCACGGGTGCCGCTGCGGCCGGGCGAGTCCGCCGAGGTCCACTTCGCCTTCCACGCCGACCTCGCCTCGTATCCGCTGGGCGCCGATGGCACGCGGGTGGTGGAACCGGGCGCCCTGGAGCTGCGGCTGGCCTCCTCCAGCGCCGAGTCCGACGTACGGCACACCGTGCCGCTGACGCTGACCGGGCCCGAGCGCACGGTGGACCACCGGCGGCGGATGGTGTGCGAGGTGCGGGTGAAGTAG
- a CDS encoding carbohydrate ABC transporter permease, with protein sequence MPRWNYPAGLGSLIWLGIVGLPLYVLVAATFQTRDGYIDDGPLALPDHPTLANYRRVLRSDFLSYLLNTALVTAVCAAIVITLSVTVGYTVVRTRGRASRRIFQIFLLGLAIPSQAVVIPVYLVITKLHLYDTLLAVILPTAAFSLPVSVLILVGTMRDIDEELYESMALDGASPTRVLLQLVVPLSRSGISTVGVMSALHAWNGFLFPLLLTQSKSNRLLTLGLYDYVGEFRVDTPALLTAVVLSIVPIFLVYLFARRQLISGLMGVGGK encoded by the coding sequence CTGCCCCGCTGGAACTACCCCGCGGGGCTCGGTTCCCTGATCTGGCTCGGCATCGTCGGACTGCCCCTGTACGTCCTGGTGGCCGCCACCTTCCAGACCCGCGACGGCTATATCGACGACGGCCCGCTGGCCCTGCCCGACCATCCGACGCTCGCCAACTACCGGCGGGTGCTGCGCTCCGACTTCCTCTCCTACCTCCTCAACACCGCGCTGGTCACGGCCGTGTGCGCGGCGATCGTGATCACGCTGTCGGTGACCGTCGGCTACACCGTCGTCCGCACCCGCGGCCGGGCCTCCCGCCGGATCTTCCAGATCTTCCTGCTGGGTCTCGCGATCCCCTCCCAGGCGGTGGTGATCCCGGTCTATCTGGTCATCACCAAGCTCCATCTGTACGACACCCTGCTCGCGGTGATCCTGCCGACCGCCGCGTTCTCCCTCCCGGTCAGCGTGCTGATCCTGGTCGGCACGATGCGCGACATCGACGAGGAGCTGTACGAGTCGATGGCGCTGGACGGGGCGAGCCCGACCCGGGTGCTGCTCCAGCTCGTGGTGCCGCTGTCGCGGTCCGGGATCTCCACGGTCGGGGTGATGTCGGCGCTGCACGCCTGGAACGGCTTCCTCTTCCCACTGCTGCTCACCCAGTCCAAGAGCAACCGGCTGCTGACCCTGGGGCTGTACGACTACGTGGGCGAGTTCCGGGTGGACACCCCGGCGCTGCTCACCGCCGTGGTGCTCTCCATCGTCCCGATCTTCCTGGTCTATCTCTTCGCCCGCCGTCAGCTGATCAGTGGGCTGATGGGCGTGGGCGGCAAATAG
- a CDS encoding carbohydrate ABC transporter permease — protein MADAATSGRRPAREARQSVGRAGVGRPGVVWALPGALFFVFFAVAPMVLVGALAFTDWDGIGTPSWTGMSNWSRLWDDPETHQAIWLSLILTVLTWVFQTPLALLLGVWAAGRQRNRAVLSAIFFLPLLGSSVALALVWKSLLDPNFGLIADIGPALGFADGDLLGSSKGAFGAILFVTAWQFIPLHTLIYQGGARAIPRSLYDAAAIDGAGTVRQFFSITLPQLRNTIVTSSVIMVVGALTFFDTVLILTKGGPGTDTTIVPYLMYKNGFQAFDLGYASAVATILVVVATTVSLLLVRLTGFAAMRSTREGM, from the coding sequence ATGGCGGACGCCGCGACGAGCGGGCGGCGCCCGGCGCGCGAAGCGCGCCAAAGCGTCGGCCGGGCCGGGGTCGGCCGGCCCGGCGTCGTCTGGGCGCTCCCCGGCGCGCTGTTCTTCGTCTTCTTCGCGGTGGCGCCGATGGTCCTGGTCGGCGCCCTCGCCTTCACCGACTGGGACGGCATCGGCACCCCGAGCTGGACCGGGATGAGCAACTGGTCCCGGCTGTGGGACGACCCGGAGACCCATCAGGCCATCTGGCTCAGCCTGATCCTCACCGTGCTGACCTGGGTGTTCCAGACCCCGCTCGCCCTGCTGCTGGGCGTATGGGCGGCCGGGCGGCAGCGCAACCGGGCCGTGCTGTCGGCCATCTTCTTCCTGCCGCTGCTCGGCTCCTCCGTGGCACTCGCGCTGGTCTGGAAGTCGCTGCTGGACCCCAACTTCGGTCTGATCGCCGACATCGGGCCCGCCCTGGGCTTCGCGGACGGCGATCTGCTCGGCAGTTCCAAGGGCGCCTTCGGGGCGATCCTCTTCGTCACCGCCTGGCAGTTCATCCCGCTGCACACGCTGATCTATCAGGGCGGCGCCCGCGCCATCCCGCGCTCGCTCTACGACGCGGCGGCGATCGACGGCGCCGGGACCGTACGGCAGTTCTTCTCGATCACCCTCCCCCAGCTGCGCAACACCATCGTCACCTCCTCGGTGATCATGGTGGTGGGCGCGCTGACCTTCTTCGACACCGTCCTGATCCTCACCAAGGGCGGGCCGGGCACGGACACCACGATCGTGCCGTATCTGATGTACAAGAACGGCTTCCAGGCGTTCGACCTCGGCTACGCCAGCGCGGTCGCCACCATCCTCGTCGTGGTCGCCACCACCGTCTCGCTGCTGCTGGTGCGGCTCACCGGCTTCGCCGCGATGCGCAGCACCCGGGAGGGGATGTGA
- a CDS encoding ABC transporter substrate-binding protein has protein sequence MRIPRSRSRSRSRSRSKSTLRASTLTAAALLVGTALTGCGSGGPGGSDDGSLDVWVYQDASTKVQREVVKRFNKTSDIKVKLTQVPGEGYSDKMRTSMGTPNAPDVFFNWGGGSISDFVKKDMLLDLDPSMAKDPELKKAFIPTILDAGAIDGKHYGIPMRGMQPVILFYNKDVFEKAGAQPPKSWDDLLTLIDTFKDKGVTPFALAGTDAWTELMWVEYLVDRYGGAGVFQKIQSQGMAAWDDPAVLKAAQTVRDLVGRGAFGKNYKSVNYTADGASTLFAKGKAAMHLMGSWEYANQKANQPAFAKSGLGWTTFPAVPGGSGDPKSVVGNPTNYWSVNAKVKGDKQKTAIEFVKFAAKQDYSKDLIANGDVPTTSDATSLLAEHENPDYARFQYDLVKQAPDFTLSWDQALPAKYTPPLHTAVQKLFNGQLSPTGFIDALKGM, from the coding sequence ATGCGCATACCTCGGTCAAGGTCCAGGTCAAGGTCCAGGTCAAGGTCAAAGTCCACCCTCCGCGCGTCCACCCTGACAGCCGCCGCGCTGCTGGTCGGAACAGCACTCACCGGCTGCGGAAGCGGCGGGCCCGGGGGTTCGGATGACGGCTCCCTCGACGTCTGGGTCTACCAGGACGCCTCGACCAAGGTGCAGCGCGAGGTCGTCAAGCGGTTCAACAAGACCTCCGACATCAAGGTGAAGCTCACCCAGGTGCCCGGCGAGGGCTACTCGGACAAGATGCGCACCTCCATGGGCACGCCCAACGCCCCGGACGTCTTCTTCAACTGGGGCGGCGGCAGCATCAGCGACTTCGTCAAGAAGGACATGCTGCTCGACCTGGACCCGTCGATGGCCAAGGACCCGGAGCTGAAGAAGGCGTTCATCCCCACGATCCTCGACGCGGGCGCGATCGACGGAAAGCACTACGGGATCCCCATGCGCGGGATGCAGCCGGTGATCCTCTTCTACAACAAGGACGTCTTCGAGAAGGCAGGGGCCCAGCCCCCGAAGTCCTGGGACGATCTGCTGACGCTCATCGACACGTTCAAGGACAAGGGCGTCACCCCCTTCGCGCTGGCCGGCACCGACGCCTGGACCGAGCTGATGTGGGTGGAGTACCTGGTGGACCGTTACGGCGGGGCCGGGGTGTTCCAGAAGATCCAGAGCCAGGGCATGGCGGCGTGGGACGACCCGGCGGTGCTCAAGGCCGCGCAGACCGTCAGGGACCTGGTCGGCCGGGGCGCGTTCGGCAAGAACTACAAGTCGGTGAACTACACCGCCGACGGGGCCTCGACGCTCTTCGCCAAGGGCAAGGCGGCCATGCATCTGATGGGCAGCTGGGAGTACGCCAACCAGAAGGCCAACCAGCCCGCGTTCGCCAAGTCGGGGCTCGGCTGGACCACCTTCCCGGCGGTCCCCGGCGGCAGCGGTGACCCCAAGAGTGTCGTCGGCAACCCGACCAACTACTGGTCGGTCAACGCCAAGGTGAAGGGCGACAAGCAGAAGACGGCGATCGAGTTCGTGAAGTTCGCGGCGAAGCAGGACTACTCCAAGGACCTGATCGCCAACGGTGACGTCCCCACCACCTCCGACGCCACCTCCCTGCTCGCCGAGCACGAGAACCCCGACTACGCGCGGTTCCAGTACGACCTGGTCAAGCAGGCCCCCGACTTCACGCTCTCCTGGGACCAGGCACTGCCCGCCAAGTACACCCCGCCGCTGCACACCGCCGTGCAGAAGCTGTTCAACGGGCAGCTCAGCCCGACCGGGTTCATCGACGCCCTGAAGGGCATGTGA
- a CDS encoding LacI family DNA-binding transcriptional regulator, with protein sequence MATESKGTEGGTRPKVTITAIAQEAGVSVPTVSRVVNGRSDVSPETRARVEDLLRLHGYRRRQSAPGDRAALVDLVFNDLDSPWAVEIIRGVEDVAHQDGVGTVVSAIHGRAGSARQWLTNLRARASDGVILVTSVLEPVVHEELRRLNVPIVVVDPAGSPALDAPTVGATNWAGGMAATEHLLSLGHRRIGLIAGPPRLLCSRARLDGHRAALEAAGVPFDQALVVQGDFYHESGFHGCDQLMDADDPPTAVFASSDQMALGAIEALRRRGLRVPEDVSIVGFDDLPEVRWSAPPLTTVRQPLADMGKLAARTVLRQARGEEIESPRVELATQLVVRASTAPPTGG encoded by the coding sequence ATGGCTACGGAGAGCAAGGGCACCGAGGGCGGCACCCGGCCCAAGGTGACGATCACGGCCATCGCCCAGGAGGCCGGGGTGTCGGTGCCCACGGTCTCCCGGGTGGTCAACGGCCGTTCGGATGTCTCGCCCGAGACCCGGGCCCGGGTCGAGGACCTGCTGCGGCTCCACGGCTACCGCCGCCGCCAGAGCGCGCCGGGTGACCGCGCCGCCCTGGTGGACCTGGTCTTCAACGACCTGGACAGCCCCTGGGCGGTGGAGATCATCCGGGGCGTGGAGGACGTCGCCCACCAGGACGGGGTGGGCACGGTGGTCTCGGCGATCCACGGCCGCGCGGGCTCGGCCCGGCAGTGGCTGACGAACCTGCGAGCCCGCGCCTCGGACGGGGTGATCCTGGTGACGTCCGTGCTGGAGCCGGTGGTCCACGAGGAGCTGCGGCGGCTGAACGTGCCGATCGTGGTCGTCGACCCGGCCGGTTCCCCCGCGCTGGACGCGCCCACCGTGGGCGCCACCAACTGGGCGGGCGGCATGGCCGCCACCGAACATCTGCTGAGCCTCGGCCACCGCCGGATCGGTCTGATCGCCGGCCCGCCACGGCTGCTGTGCAGCCGGGCCCGGCTGGACGGCCATCGCGCGGCGCTGGAGGCGGCCGGGGTGCCGTTCGACCAGGCTCTGGTCGTGCAGGGCGACTTCTACCACGAGTCCGGTTTCCACGGCTGCGACCAGCTGATGGATGCCGATGACCCGCCGACCGCCGTCTTCGCCTCCAGCGACCAGATGGCGCTGGGCGCGATCGAGGCGCTGCGGCGACGGGGGCTGCGGGTTCCGGAGGACGTGAGCATCGTCGGCTTCGACGACCTTCCCGAGGTCCGCTGGTCGGCGCCGCCGCTGACGACTGTGCGTCAACCGCTGGCGGATATGGGGAAGTTGGCCGCCCGTACGGTGTTGCGGCAGGCGCGGGGGGAGGAGATCGAGTCCCCGAGGGTCGAGCTGGCCACCCAGTTGGTCGTCCGCGCCAGCACGGCCCCACCCACCGGGGGCTGA